In a genomic window of Thalassophryne amazonica chromosome 12, fThaAma1.1, whole genome shotgun sequence:
- the LOC117521514 gene encoding cell adhesion molecule 3-like, whose amino-acid sequence MLNKSDNGVYLCNADNGIGTSKGEYSLVVQDAAANITDPTAISASSGVDLAVVGGVVAVIVFILLCLLIVLGRYLIRHKGTYLTHEAKGSDDAPDADTAIINAEGGHSGAEDKKEYFI is encoded by the exons ATGCTCAACAAATCCGATAACGGCGTCTACCTTTGTAACGCCGACAATGGCATCGGGACCAGCAAGGGGGAGTACAGCCTGGTGGTACAAG ATGCTGCAGCCAACATTACAG ATCCCACAGCCATATCGGCCTCTTCGGGGGTGGACCTCGCCGTGGTCGGAGGGGTGGTCGCAGTTATTGTCTTCATCCTGCTTTGCCTCCTCATCGTCCTTGGCAGATACCTCATCAGACACAAAG GAACATATTTGACCCATGAGGCCAAGGGCTCGGACGACGCCCCTGACGCGGACACGGCCATCATCAATGCAGAGGGGGGCCACTCCGGAGCAGAAGACAAGAAGGAATATTTCATCTAG